The genomic stretch TCATTTGGTAGGCCATTTCAATCCAAATCTATCATTTTCAATAATTGAATTTGAAAGTATTTAACTCGAGTAAATGGACAATTACAACACTGCAaaaccatttttaaaaaaattttaagatattCTTGAAACTAAGAATTTTATGTCAGACCTCGACTTTGGAACAAAACCAGACCCAGGGGCAAGGATTAAAGAAATAATCGGAATGTCTAATTTATAATAATACATGTTCATAAAATTAGCACCGAATAAAAATGAACCGGCCGGTCCATAGATGATCCCTACGCTGAACGGGCGGAGAGTGAGAATCTTGCGACTGAGCTCCTCCTCTCGCCGGCGCGATGGGCCATTGACCTGTGCTTGGGCATGGTTGTCGCTCCACCGGTCAGACACCACGCTAACCCATTTCCTGCTCTGATGCTTTTCGCGAAGAGCAGGTGAACACGAACTCGCTCTCAAAGTTCGCATGGCAATGCTTGGTCGGAGCGCGAAGCGCGTATCTCCCTTCAGGCTCTCTTCCCTGTTGCGCAGCGAGAAGGACCCTTCCCTCGCTCTCCAGCTCTTCAAATCCCTCAACCCGAGCCCCGAAACCAAGCCCTTTCGCTACTCGCTCCTCTCCTACGACCTCATCGTCACGAAACTCGGACGCGCCAAGATGTTCGACGAAATGGAGCAGGTCCTCGCCCAGCTCGGGCGAGAGACCCGCTTCTCCGTCCCCGAGGCCCTCTTCTGCCAAGTCATCTCCTTTTATGCGCGCGTGCGACTCTTCGATCGCGCTCTGCGGACTTACCGCTCCATCCCCACTTTTCGGTGCCGCAGGAGTGTGAAGTCTTTGAATTCCGTGTTGCACGCGCTCTTGAAGTGCCGGGAATATGACAGGATGGATGAGGTTTTGAACGAGTTTAGGGATTCCGCGAGCCCAGATGCGTGCACTTGTAATATTTTGATCAAAGCTCTCTGCGGGAGTGGGAGGTTGGAGGATGCGCGGGAGGTGCTTGACGAAATGCCCCAGAGGGGGATCCGACCCGACGAGGTGACTTTCCTCACGTTGATTAACGGGTTGTGTTTGAATTCTATGTTAGAGGAGGCTTTTAAGTTGAAAGATGATATGGTTAGAGTCCATGGGATTCGGCCTGATGCACGTCTCTATGCGTCCTTGATCAAGGGGACTTGCAAGGTTGGTGATGTGAACATGGCGTTTGGGCTTAAAGAGGAGATGctgagagagagaatcaagGTAGATGCTGCAATATATTCGACCTTGATTCATGCTCTTTTTGAAGTTGGGATGACGGGTGAAGTTTCTAAACTTTTGGAGGAGATGCGAGAAAATGGGTGTAAGCCGGACACCGTGACGTATAATGTGCTAATCAGTGGGTCCTGTAAGAAGAAGGACTTTGATAAAGCTTACAGACTTCTGCATGCGATGGCAGAGAATGGGTGCAAACCTGATGTAACGAGCTATAATGTGATCATGGGCGAATTACGCAAGGAGGGGAAACTGGATGAAGCAGCTGATCTATTTGAGGACATGCCGAGACGTGGGTGCACTCCGGATGTCGTGTCCCATCGGATACTCTTCAGTGGTCTGTGCGAGAAGATGCAACTTAAGGAAGCAGCATTTTTGTTGGATGAAATGGTATTTAAAGGATACACCCCTCATGATGCAAGTATTTATAAATTGGTGGATCTTTTATGCCAGGAAGGGAATCATGAATTGTTGCTAACAGTTTCGAATAGTCTTAGGAAAGGAAAGGCTGTTAAGGCTGATTATTGGACAAGAATGATTTCGCTTGCTTGTAAGAATAATGAGTTTTCCAGTGTCAAGCTTGTAGATCATCTAATAACTCCATAATCTGGAAATATTGCAATTAATTCTTCTATCACATTATGCGCAAAACCTCTTAACTCACCCGATTAAGTCAGCGGTATTCACCTTGCATCACCAGATGCTTCTAATTAGGAACTGCTTAAGGTTTATGGCCTGCCCTTCCATAAGTTGCTCCCTGATATTTTGCTTTGTGGTTTGGTCACTTAGCATTACCTGACTAATGGTGGGCCTCGGACAATCGTGGTTCTGGAAGAGTTGCTTTTCATACAAGTGATAGTGCCGATAGGTTCTCAAATGATACAGAGCAATGAGTCCTCTACTACGCAAAATTTGATATTCACCAACTAGTTACAGTTTGCTCAGTCCCCTTATTATGCTGATGGGATTCAGTCTGCCGATCAAATGATTGCTTCGAGTTGATGAAGTTGTCTGATTTGAAGCAATTTTTGCGAAGAGACAATTTGATATTCGCCGAAAACCACAGCGCGTCTGGCTGAAATCCAGAAGCAGAAGTCTCTTTTGAAGGCGTACGAAGAAATGGGCAAAAAGATGGAATTTCAGCAGAAACTCAATGACTCTGAAATTGCATCTCTTATACAGAACCTGGACAAGTTAAACAACT from Rhodamnia argentea isolate NSW1041297 chromosome 2, ASM2092103v1, whole genome shotgun sequence encodes the following:
- the LOC115754795 gene encoding putative pentatricopeptide repeat-containing protein At1g53330 isoform X2, which encodes MAMLGRSAKRVSPFRLSSLLRSEKDPSLALQLFKSLNPSPETKPFRYSLLSYDLIVTKLGRAKMFDEMEQVLAQLGRETRFSVPEALFCQVISFYARVRLFDRALRTYRSIPTFRCRRSVKSLNSVLHALLKCREYDRMDEVLNEFRDSASPDACTCNILIKALCGSGRLEDAREVLDEMPQRGIRPDEVGDVNMAFGLKEEMLRERIKVDAAIYSTLIHALFEVGMTGEVSKLLEEMRENGCKPDTVTYNVLISGSCKKKDFDKAYRLLHAMAENGCKPDVTSYNVIMGELRKEGKLDEAADLFEDMPRRGCTPDVVSHRILFSGLCEKMQLKEAAFLLDEMVFKGYTPHDASIYKLVDLLCQEGNHELLLTVSNSLRKGKAVKADYWTRMISLACKNNEFSSVKLVDHLITP
- the LOC115754795 gene encoding putative pentatricopeptide repeat-containing protein At1g53330 isoform X1; translated protein: MAMLGRSAKRVSPFRLSSLLRSEKDPSLALQLFKSLNPSPETKPFRYSLLSYDLIVTKLGRAKMFDEMEQVLAQLGRETRFSVPEALFCQVISFYARVRLFDRALRTYRSIPTFRCRRSVKSLNSVLHALLKCREYDRMDEVLNEFRDSASPDACTCNILIKALCGSGRLEDAREVLDEMPQRGIRPDEVTFLTLINGLCLNSMLEEAFKLKDDMVRVHGIRPDARLYASLIKGTCKVGDVNMAFGLKEEMLRERIKVDAAIYSTLIHALFEVGMTGEVSKLLEEMRENGCKPDTVTYNVLISGSCKKKDFDKAYRLLHAMAENGCKPDVTSYNVIMGELRKEGKLDEAADLFEDMPRRGCTPDVVSHRILFSGLCEKMQLKEAAFLLDEMVFKGYTPHDASIYKLVDLLCQEGNHELLLTVSNSLRKGKAVKADYWTRMISLACKNNEFSSVKLVDHLITP